The proteins below are encoded in one region of Oryzias melastigma strain HK-1 linkage group LG7, ASM292280v2, whole genome shotgun sequence:
- the taf13 gene encoding transcription initiation factor TFIID subunit 13: MAEEEDEPGFEEELEDASGGADVSHGRRKRLFSKELRCMMYGFGDDQNPYTESVDILEDQVIEFITEMTHKAMSFGRQGRVQVEDIVFLIRKDPRKFARVKDLLTMNEELKRARKAFDEANYGS; the protein is encoded by the coding sequence ATggcagaggaggaagacgagcCCGGCTtcgaggaggagctggaggacgcCAGCGGCGGCGCGGACGTATCTCACGGGCGGAGGAAGCGGCTCTTCTCCAAGGAGCTCCGCTGCATGATGTACGGCTTCGGGGACGACCAGAACCCCTACACGGAGTCCGTGGACATCCTGGAGGACCAGGTCATCGAGTTCATCACGGAGATGACCCACAAAGCCATGTCTTTCGGGCGGCAGGGCCGCGTCCAGGTGGAGGACATCGTATTCCTGATCCGCAAAGACCCCCGGAAGTTCGCCCGAGTGAAAGACCTGCTGACCATGAACGAGGAGCTGAAGAGAGCCAGGAAAGCTTTCGATGAAGCCAACTATGGATCCTGA
- the LOC112159453 gene encoding cytochrome c oxidase subunit 4 isoform 2, mitochondrial isoform X2 — translation MLRQTAVHMRGLLARRASAAVTSSSVRMASHEVSETVDMSRPMYYDRVDVPLPDKPYKDLLTDADKTLKQKEKGPWSQLSKEEKIALYRLMFHQTYPEMKQKTSEWKTVLGGIFFFLGFTGLVVWWQRIYVYPPLPKTFEGDSQAMQLKRMLDMRVNPVQGFSAKWDYEKGQWK, via the exons ATGCTGCGTCAGACTGCAGTCCACATGAGAGGCCTCCTCGCCAGGCGCGCCTCTGCGGCCGTGACCAGCAGCTCCGTCAGGATGGCGAGCCACG AGGTGTCAGAGACGGTGGACATGTCCCGGCCCATGTACTACGACCGCGTGGACGTTCCTCTGCCTGACAAACCCTACAAAGACCTGCTGACGGACGCTGACAAGACCCTGAAGCAGAAGGAGAAAGGACCATGGAGCCAGCTCAGCAAAGAGGAGAAGATTGCCT TGTACCGCCTGATGTTCCACCAGACCTACCctgagatgaagcagaagaccTCAGAGTGGAAGACCGTCCTGGGCGGCATCTTCTTCTTCCTGGGCTTCACCGGCCTGGTGGTTTGGTGGCAGAGAATCTACG TTTATCCCCCGCTTCCCAAGACGTTTGAGGGCGACTCTCAAGCCATGCAGCTGAAGAGGATGCTGGACATGAGGGTCAATCCTGTCCAGGGCTTCTCCGCCAAGTGGGATTACGAGAAGGGCCAGTGGAAGTAA
- the bcl2l1 gene encoding bcl-2-like protein 1: MSRNRELVVFYVKYKLSQRNYPLNHIVLNESPNRTAAGEVGEEQSTETHANGTFNGTSPGTPPLSPLRQQQLPSTTNMDAVKEALRDTANEFELRYALAFNNLHSQLHITPATAYQSFENVMNELFRDNINWGRIVGLFAFGGALCVECVEKEMSPLVDRIVEWMTVYLDNHIQPWIQSQGGWERFAEIFGQEAAAESRRSQESFKKWLLVGMTVATGVLVGSFIAQKRL, translated from the exons ATGTCCCGCAACAGAGAACTGGTTGTTTTCTACGTGAAGTATAAACTGTCTCAGAGGAACTACCCCCTCAACCACATAGTGCTCAATGAGTCTCCGAACAGGACTGCTGCGGGGGAGGTGGGCGAGGAGCAGAGCACAGAGACGCACGCCAACGGGACGTTTAACGGGACGAGTCCCGGGACCCCGCCGCTATCCCCGCTGCGTCAGCAGCAGTTGCCGTCGACGACGAACATGGACGCAGTGAAGGAGGCGCTCCGGGACACGGCCAACGAGTTCGAGCTGCGGTACGCCCTGGCCTTCAACAACCTGCACAGCCAGCTGCACATCACGCCCGCCACGGCCTACCAGAGCTTCGAGAACGTGATGAACGAGCTGTTCCGCGACAACATCAACTGGGGGCGCATCGTGGGGCTCTTCGCGTTCGGCGGGGCGCTGTGCGTCGAGTGCGTGGAGAAGGAGATGAGCCCCCTGGTGGACAGGATTGTGGAGTGGATGACCGTCTACCTGGACAACCACATCCAGCCGTGGATCCAGAGCCAAGGCGGATGG GAGCGTTTTGCTGAAATCTTTGGGCAGGAGGCCGCAGCCGAAAGCAGAAGGTCTCAGGAGAGCTTCAAGAAGTGGCTGCTGGTGGGGATGACGGTGGCGACCGGCGTCCTGGTGGGATCCTTCATCGCCCAGAAACGCCTGTGA
- the LOC112159453 gene encoding cytochrome c oxidase subunit 4 isoform 2, mitochondrial isoform X1, producing the protein MLRQTAVHMRGLLARRASAAVTSSSVRMASHGHEVSETVDMSRPMYYDRVDVPLPDKPYKDLLTDADKTLKQKEKGPWSQLSKEEKIALYRLMFHQTYPEMKQKTSEWKTVLGGIFFFLGFTGLVVWWQRIYVYPPLPKTFEGDSQAMQLKRMLDMRVNPVQGFSAKWDYEKGQWK; encoded by the exons ATGCTGCGTCAGACTGCAGTCCACATGAGAGGCCTCCTCGCCAGGCGCGCCTCTGCGGCCGTGACCAGCAGCTCCGTCAGGATGGCGAGCCACGGTCATG AGGTGTCAGAGACGGTGGACATGTCCCGGCCCATGTACTACGACCGCGTGGACGTTCCTCTGCCTGACAAACCCTACAAAGACCTGCTGACGGACGCTGACAAGACCCTGAAGCAGAAGGAGAAAGGACCATGGAGCCAGCTCAGCAAAGAGGAGAAGATTGCCT TGTACCGCCTGATGTTCCACCAGACCTACCctgagatgaagcagaagaccTCAGAGTGGAAGACCGTCCTGGGCGGCATCTTCTTCTTCCTGGGCTTCACCGGCCTGGTGGTTTGGTGGCAGAGAATCTACG TTTATCCCCCGCTTCCCAAGACGTTTGAGGGCGACTCTCAAGCCATGCAGCTGAAGAGGATGCTGGACATGAGGGTCAATCCTGTCCAGGGCTTCTCCGCCAAGTGGGATTACGAGAAGGGCCAGTGGAAGTAA